The following DNA comes from Rosa rugosa chromosome 5, drRosRugo1.1, whole genome shotgun sequence.
AAGGATTTCCTTGATAgatgacccacttttcgatcgcatatccacatctcaaccgttcaatttttaggtcctaatgtatagatcacttctacaaattttcagtcaaattgatgatcgttaaggtatcaaactagattaaatcaatgaactatATATCTCCTCGATACTGCGTTCGGGTGTTGCCTATTATATGCACAAGTTTTGGGACTTGCTTTGTCTTTGTTCTTGTAGTCGTACGTCGTTGCATGATTTTGCATGGTGTTGGTTTGTTTGGTCAATTAGGAATACATGCATATCAGAAAAAATGAAACTCAAATCTACAAGCAAGGCAATATATATGACAGCCTGATGAGAAAGAACGCTCGCTCATGTGTTAATTGACCTAAGATCAAGTTTCTTGCATGTCCGTTCCGTTGCTAAAAGGTTATTTCTTGATGGTGAACAACTCCTAAAAGAAAGACGAAAGATCAAATTCAATTCAAAGATCGACAGCCAGCGAGGCAATGTCCCGAAAAGTCGACCGATCATAGTGACCTTCGCCCTAAAAGAATGACTTCCACTAATTCTCTAGCAGGGAAGAGATTTTCGAACCAAAGTAAAGGATCTAATGACTAAACCAATAAGAAAATCGATCCCTAATAACAAGATTTGGTTCCCTGACTATAACACGAAAGAGCGATACTGTGAGTTACAATCTTGGTGTATGAATAACTTCAGTTTcctataattaattaattgtacCAAGAGACCTGCTTAACTTCATCCAAAATGGTACTACCTTCAACGGGGAAAAAAGGTTCACCCCATTGAGTTGGCAAACTTCAGTCTTCCTTTCAAACTAGTAAGGGATATATTCTATATTTCTATTAAACTAAACAAAGCATTGAAGCACAGCAGCAAATACTcaagttccaaaaaaaaaaaaaaaaaagagaattaaTTAGTTGAACCAGGCACATTAACCGATTAACGCGAAAGTACTACTCTCAGTTTCCTCAAGCTCAACAATGGCATGCCCATACATCACCAACTGAGCTATACATCAAAAGCTTAATTTCAAAGTTAAGATACACTCTGCGAcagaatttttattattttttattttattttatttttcaatttagaGAACCAACTTGTTGAATTTACTTAAAATTTATGTAAGTTTGTGATAAAACCTGAATAAACAGTATTGTCATGGGTGGGTGCAATGCAAGAAATTAATAAGGTTCAGTTTGTTGTATTGTCAAGTGATATGCACTGAGTAAGTCAATAGATCGATGAGATGGAGACATAATTagcaaagaaagagaagaagtaGCAAATATATACGTTGGCATGGAGaccaaacaaaataaaaagactcCAAATATAGCCAGAACTCGGTAATGATGACGAGTGTTACACTAGTTATAGGCTTAGTTAGATTGAACTATTAGAATATCGTCAAAGTCGTCACAGTCAGGAAGATTGGTGGGGTTATCATCATCAACTCCACCTATCTTTATATCATCAATGCTACAATACATTCCGTCAAAATACTTACCAAGTTCCTCTAAAGAAGAGGAGGCAATGGAGGAGGCAAGTTTGTCAAGCTCCTCATTATCTGGTACAAAGTTGAAGACGTCTAGCTGTTGCTGATCAGTGGGGAGAGACTGCAATGCTTCATCCAGGAAACTCATGTCCAATGGTATCCGCAGTTGTCCAACATTATTAGTGCCAATGTTTTCCCTGTCTGAATCCGCATTCTTTCCCAAATCAAGAACCTCAACCGGAGATCCCTTATGGAACAAAAGGCCGTTGCCACCAGAGTTGGAAGCTGTTATTGGAGTTGCTTTGCTTAAAAGAAATAGGTGTTCGTGGTCAGAATTACTCTTGTCATCTTTGTTGCTTTTGTCAGAAATACTGGTTGTAGTGGCCCTCAAAATTTCATCGAACTTACACCTCATGGTCTCGTAAGCCTGGGAAGCTTCCTCGGCAGTGGCGTACGTACCCAACCAAAGTCGGCCACCTTTGATAGGATCTCGAATCTCAGCAGCCCATTTACCATATTTTCTTTGCCTTACACCTCTGAAAGGTGAAGACGAGAATCGCTTTCTTCCTGAGCTAGTTCTAGTCGTTCTAGTCTCTGGTGGTGCTTCACAACCAACTGCCCTACCTGAATGCATGAAGAAAGAATGAATGACTTCCTGTACAAAcctttttgatttttttaatgat
Coding sequences within:
- the LOC133711560 gene encoding ethylene-responsive transcription factor ERF118-like, which produces MSRPSLNQRKHKSKQSSKQRREFHAHNEDNKVLTRKVRIMFNDPDATDSSSSSEDETMETAQYEKKKSLKKSKRFVQEVIHSFFMHSGRAVGCEAPPETRTTRTSSGRKRFSSSPFRGVRQRKYGKWAAEIRDPIKGGRLWLGTYATAEEASQAYETMRCKFDEILRATTTSISDKSNKDDKSNSDHEHLFLLSKATPITASNSGGNGLLFHKGSPVEVLDLGKNADSDRENIGTNNVGQLRIPLDMSFLDEALQSLPTDQQQLDVFNFVPDNEELDKLASSIASSSLEELGKYFDGMYCSIDDIKIGGVDDDNPTNLPDCDDFDDILIVQSN